The nucleotide sequence GACGGAGAGGATGATTATATAGAAGCAACTAAGCAAATAATAACAGTTGATGTAGAAGAGTATGCTAGAAAGCATTTTGATAAATCAGTAAAGAAAAATTTAACTATACCTAAGTGGATGAATGACTTAGCTTTAGAATTAAATATAAATTTTTCTAAGACGTTACAAGATGCTTTATTAGATGAGATTAATCGTAAAAGAAGAGAAATTGCGATTGATGAAGAATAGTATGTTGTTAAAAATGATAATAGATAATTTAATGGAATAAAAAAATTT is from Candidatus Arthromitus sp. SFB-rat-Yit and encodes:
- a CDS encoding type II toxin-antitoxin system HicB family antitoxin — encoded protein: MIVSYPAVFYKLEDGAYSVAFPDFGVATHGEDLEDATRMAIECLASRIKCLKEYDEEIPKPTLDLNLVEVDEKDGEDDYIEATKQIITVDVEEYARKHFDKSVKKNLTIPKWMNDLALELNINFSKTLQDALLDEINRKRREIAIDEE